A window of Sorex araneus isolate mSorAra2 chromosome 3, mSorAra2.pri, whole genome shotgun sequence genomic DNA:
tttttttttctccttcccgcgccaTCAAATTTGTGCccgcttaatagtcctcataatatgtcGGAAGCTACAccacttctccccaaaaagggaaaaaaaacgagaaagaaggatatttcccctactcggccagcatggggctatggcttacttcacagtctagagacatggctgcaagcaatttctgggaccaaaagtagtctagttggcctccagatcctggttgatcagcagcaaagcggctgcacaaaagtgtggccaccagGGTCAAATCTCGGGGAACCGCGTtccggtatcggccccggcccgagacgcccaagcatcccactgttccaagtacataactttttttttctccttcccgcgccatcaaatttgtgcctgcttaatagacctcataatatggggGACTCCATGccacttctccccaaaaagggaaaaaaaaccgagaaagaaggatatttcctctcctcagccggcatggggctatagcctagttcacagtctagagacatggctgctactttgattaccttcaatatttcaacaaaaaactcactattattgtttggagtttccccccaaagtcagacctgctaaaaaggaaccatttcacattgctgacaattaagagatattaggttttggatttctgtataaagcccaggaaaaattctgccagaaattgcatccctgcaagcttttacttcccttttgtggtgctcataagatggaaaagcctggagagagaaacccttcctctctggcgccgcatggggcagtggctcagttcagagtctagaggcatttctgcgagctgtagttcagttggcctccgggatcatgcttgtgcagcagcggaaaggccacacacgtgtggccgctgCGCTTAAATCTCGGTGGAAGGCgggcttcttttttctttaactctTCAAACTATCTGTggttgagagattttttttccctcccaaaaGCTCCTTTTACACTTGTATTTCTTAAATAAGTGGCTGTTGCTCGCTTCCAACCATTAAAGGTAGATTCTGCATTGCAGCTGACATTTTCCAGCCTTACAGAATGGGAGACGCAGAAATGAACAACCACATTCCAAATGGGACTGCAGGCACTCACTGACAATACTAAAGCCAGTGTATTTACTGCTATTTGTGCTTACAAGGATCCAAATTAAACTCTAACCTCAGAATACAGCTCACTGAAAGTGACCCTTCTTTGAAAGTCCCTGTTTTAAACATTCTTTGTGTTAAATCTTTACTCCTCACATTCTGTTTGTTTCATAAATAAAGGCATGTTAGGATGATGGTGATCTGCCTGCATGCTGTGGGTTTTATCAAATACTGTGACAAGTAACTGTTGTTTTTGTTCCAAAACCATGTTCCCGTGTACTTCTAGCTTCCATATACTTCTGGACCATATACTTACAATTTTCCTGCTGCAGATGAATTGGCCTGAACAGGCAAATGGGAGTTGAGGGTGGGTTGTAGTGTGTTATGGCAGTACCCCTGCAGGCAACTGTTCTTGCAGAAACTGcccatccctccttcctcctcaggCCTGGGAGATCACCCAGAAGACCTTCGCATACACCAACCACACTGTGCTCCCTGAAGCTCTGGAGCGCTGGCCTGTGGAGCTGCTAGAGAAGTTGCTGCCTCGACATTTGCAGATTATTTATGAAATCAATCAGAAGCATCTGGATGTAAGTCATTTTGAGAAATTCATACCTCTTTTGAGAACAAGCTGTAAAAATGTTTCTACTTAAGAAACTTGAAACCCAAAAGTCTTTTAATCATTGATATATCAAAAGAATGAAAGTTACCAGCCCAGAGAGCTAATATAGggtttaaggtacttgccttacatgtggtcgacctcagtttaatccctggcacagcatatggtcccctgatccttgtcaagagtgatccttgagaacaagCCAGTTCTTGAAAATACTAAAATGATTTCTCTCTGGGTAAATCTATTCAATCCTTAAGGGAGTAGCCTGCCTGGAAAATATGATGCATGTTACCCCTATGTTGCTTGACACCTGAATCACTCACAAGTCATTTCTCTCCCTTTGGCTAGAGAATTGCAGCACTCTTCCCTAAAGATATTGACCGGCTGAGGAGGATGTCTCTGGTAGAAGAGGATGGAGGCAAAAGGATCAACATGGCACATCTCTGTATCGTGGGCTCCCATGCTGTGAATGGTGTGGCAAAGATTCACTCAGACATCATCAAGACCCAAGTGTGAGTCTGCCCGGGATTGTGGGTCTCGCCTCACTCCACTGATGAGTGATGCATCTGGGAGTGATAAAAACCcttatgaaaatgtttaaaagtattttcagatacaaagcaataatacagggggtagagcactcaccttgcatgcatccaacataggtttaatcccctgcactccatagtgtcccctgagcctgccaggagtggtttttgtgcacagagctgggaataaaccctgagcactgccagacatgacccaaaacaacaaaaataaatactttccTAGAAGGACCAGAAAGTTAGCTCCATGAGCAGGAGCTCGTACctggcctgcaggaggcctgCCCCGCACCCCATGATCTCCACTAGGATGGACAACGCACCAGGATGgacccctgaccactgagctGAGAGTTGCCCTGGCGCACCagaattttaatcattttgagTTGCAAGTGATTTTTCTATTTAGAATGGCGGTGCTTACTGCTCTCAGCCTTCCCTCCATCTTTAACCTTCCTAAGTCTATGTACTTATGTTGATGGTTATTGGGGGGCCTGGGAGGAGCGGGTGTGGGCAAGGCAAGGCAGGGCAAGGAGACACACTCCTGGCTTACTCAAGGGTCTgtatatgtggtgctggcagtCAAACCAGGactggtcacatgtaaggcaggccccttatctgctatacttttgctccagtccctccactAGGCTTCTTGGACACAACTCTGAGCTCTATCCAGCATACAGGAACCTGACCTTGCAGCCGGATGCAGTGATGTGTCTTTTCTCTTTCCAGATTCAAGGACTTCAGTGAGCTAGAGCCAGACAAGTTTCAGAATAAAACCAATGGGATCACTCCAAGGCGCTGGCTCTTACTCTGCAACCCGGGACTTGCAGAGCTGATAGCAGAGGTACCTGGAagtgtggggtggcgggggagggcgggggcggagAGAGAGGCCTGACTGAATGGATGCTTACAAGTGTGCTTCTGATCTGCAAGTATAATCTTTTTCATTGGAGTTTCATCAAAGTGTGACATGTGTAGCCCCACCAGGCTCCCTGCTGGATTGAATGCTCCACTCTTTCCATCTTGAAACCAaacccctgtagcactgtagtcccattgttcattgatttactcgagcgagcaccagtaacgtctccattgtgagacttgttactgtttttggtatatcaaatacggcacaggtagcttgccagcctctgcggtgcagacgggatactctcggtagcttgccgggctctctgagaggggcggaggaattgaaccctgattggctacttgcaaggcaaacaccctacctgctgtgctatcccctAACTTTTGAATAAGTGACCCCGCATTATGAAGCTGATCCTGGTGAACAGCACGCGCTCAGGAGAGACCGATGGAAGAAACTCCCCTATTTAATGAATGAGGACAACTAAAATCCTTTGAGTAGTAGATCCTGGGTTCTTGGTCAACCTTTCAAATTTCCTGCTTTGTAACAATACTATAGAACCACATTTAAAATACTAGCAAATCTGTTTGGGGGGAATGGGGGAGATGTTTTGAAggcctggagcacatgccttaGGCCCTGGATTCCATTGCTAGCATCACCCAAGCACCCAAGCACCGCTCTATGCAAACCTGGTGGCCCCTAGCACTGCTTGAACCTTATCCCTGCCACCCCTACAAAAAGGTTCTTCCCACACAGCTTGACTAACCTCTTATGGCAGCAAAGCCATTCAGggtactgggggggaggggcaggggaaatGTGAGCACAGACAGAAACTCTTCAGTTAGGTTTTCTTGCCCTCCCTGAGTTAAAATCATTTCTCCCTCTGAACGGATAGAAAATTGGGGAAGACTACGTGAAAGACTTGAGCCAGCTGACGAAGCTGTACGATTTCCTGGGCGATGATGTCTTCCTCCGGGAGGTGGCCAATGTGAAGCAGGTGAGCCTTTCCAGGCACTTGCCATGAGGGCTGTAAAAGCCACAACCCACAgacaggccccccaccccccaaagctgCTCAGGAAGACTCAGACACTGGGTGCTGTCTCCACAGGAAAACAAGCTGAAGTTTTCTCAGTACCTGGAGAAGGAATACAAGGTGAAGATCAACCCATCCTCCATGTTTGACGTGCACGTGAAAAGGATCCATGAGTACAAGCGGCAGCTCTTGAACTGCCTGCACGTCATCACCATGTACAATCGTGAGtcagccccagagccccccaaCTGGCCCCCctagagagagaagcagcatCCCAACCACCCATCTTCCTTTCTCCCATCCCCATCTCCATCTTTTCCAGGCATTAAGAAAGAACCTAAGAAGTTATTTGTGCCCAGAACAGTTATTATCGGTGGCAAAGTAAGTTGATTCTGTTTGGTGGACTAGGGGACTCtgatttctcttctcttctctgccTTCTTGCTGCTGCATTCAGTCAGCATATCTGCCTTTCTGCCCCAAGGCTGCCCCAGGCTATCACATGGCCAAAATGATCATAAAGCTGATCACCTCAGTGGCTGATGTGGTGAACAACGACCCTGTCATTGGCAGCAAGCTGAAGGTCATATTCTTGGAGAACTACAGAGTGTCTCTTGCTGAAAAAGGTaatggacagagagatagcacagaaagCAAATTTACATGGTCTGCCTGCTGGGtgcccagggttcgatcccagtgtcctctgaacactgccaggaataaccatCCCCCAGTcaagcatagagccaagaataaccactgagcactgagggCTGTGACAAACAAAACGAacaaaaaccatttaaaaaatagtactcTCATTGTAAACCATGCAGGGCTGGGTAAATTCTAGGGAGTAATTAGTTACATTGGAAAAATAGGATCCAATGTAGATCCAAGATTCAAGGAGCTAGGAATCTAGGAGATCCGTGCCACCCTCGGGCACCTcagagctttatttatttacaaaattattttcattagaatgtttttatttgttttaatgtggCTGGAAATATTTCATAATTGCTTCTCAATTTTTTGCAGTATTATTTTATGtggttttcttaaaatttcttctgatcacattttttaattaaaacaggaAGATTTAATTTTAGTGTGtaaacaatcagtgctggtgggGAACGTGGTAGAAAGGAACTGTCATTTTGTGTTAGGGGGATTGTCTGGTTCAAACCTCCTGAAAAACAGTTTGCAGACTTCTCAGAAAGTGTGAAATGGGTATCAcccagtgacagtgatttcaggACCCAGCCTCTTTCCCAAGCCAAGATAGAGTTTTCAGAGTGACCCGAGTGATGATGAGATTGCTGTTACCAGATTCAGGATTGTACTATCCAGCACATCttccccgaccccacccccctCAATCAGTGGATAGGTGCTAGGGGAGGTGGCACTGGAGTTTTGGCACCCACAGACTGTCctctgaaaaggaaaacaaactttTGGGTCCCTGATCCCATGTTGCAATCAAATGCCAGCTATTCCTCTGGTCACCTCATGGGAAGAAAGGGCTGTCATTTGTTGTGTGGCAACCCATGTCAGACTGCCAGAGCATGAGGCTTACATGTGCCTGAGATGGCCACTTGGGTATGGAGCACGGAGTCCCCACGTGGGGACAGCCAACCAGGCAAGAAGCCAGCCACCTTTCTCGCCCACTGGGACCTTAACTTATTGGCAGCACCGGCCCACAAAGCACTGTCCCTATGCAAAATCCAACTGTGCATGTACCCTTTCCCAAACTGTGACAGGatcttctctgagttgctctaTTTGAGAGTTCCCTGGTGGGATGGTTTTAGAAGTGTATGCACAAAGATAAGGTGCCAGGACTTGGTGAGTGCAGATAAAACATCTCTAATTCTCTGAACAGCTTTCCCACAGGGAAGAACCTTGCTGCCCTATACAGGACAGTCTACTTTGTGTGTAAATAAGACAGgttctgtctaacaccaggcacacaCATCCATCCTGTTGAGAAACTGGGGGAGGAAATACTGGAAGGAATGCACCGTTCCCTCTATCCCaaaagagagggtggggggaccGACTTTTAAAGGTCAGTAAAAAGAGTTTTCAGGACCAAAGCATACATAGTacaagagtgcttgccttgcacgtggctggcctagattccatcccctgagccctgccaggagtgatccctgagcatgccaggtgtggtcgAAAAGCCAAAAATAGGAAAAGAGATTAAGTTTCAAAATTCTAGAAagatataaagtaaaaataaaaataaagccataaCAAAAATTGATggtaagaaaggagagaaaatgcaGCGCTAGTGTTTATAGCAGGCAGGGAATAGAGGTATCATGTTTTGTGCtgaggggacccccccccccaagcaatgctcagtTCTGGGACTTCACTGGTGATTCTTAGCCAAGTAGCTGAGAGCGATGCTGCTCGGGCCTTTGGGTGCCTAAATCTtcaggccaccccagcagtgccggggCCCTCCAGGGCTGGTAGGGGTAGTGAAGGTGGGGAGGGGCTCAGCAGGGTTGCTCTTGGATATTGTttgggggtccatgtggtgccTAGAATCCAGCCCACTCTTGTCTAGCCCCCGAGCTACCATactgtccccaggaagagctatCTTATCAAGTCTATATAGCAAGGAAGAGTACTCTAAGCACACTGTCCTTTAGCATTTGCACTGAGAGCACGTCCAGCAGGGTCAAGAGGGTCAGAGTCAAGGGGAGGAGGAGGTCAGTCCTTCTGGGAATGTTTGATTTAATGACCAGGCCAGGCCAGCTGGCCAAATGCAAGCAGATGGGGGTGGCCTAGATCGCTCATGCTCCTTTGCCTCTCTCGAAGTCATTCCAGCCACAGATCTGTCGGAGCAGATTTCCACCGCGGGCACCGAAGCCTCAGGGACAGGCAATATGAAGTTCATGCTGAATGGGGCCCTGACCATTGGGACGATGGATGGCGCCAACGTGGAAATGGCAGAGGAAGCTGGGGAAGAGAATCTGTTCATCTTTGGCATGAGAGTCGATGATGTGGCTGCCTTAGACAAGAAAGGGTAAGACAGAGCTCCTTTTTGTTGGGCAGGCACACCCCATCTCCAAGTCCCACACCACGCCCAAAGTATATGAGCTCAGAAGACTTCCTGTCCACCCAGGACTCCCACTAAGGCTGGATCACATAAACAGAGGCAGCGAACATCTCCCAGGAGTAAAGGATCCTCCTGGCCACAGATTAGTTTCATTAAATCCACAAGTGAAATAATGTATGAGCACCTTGGGGCCGGGTCCATGTGATCTCCACCACTGCAGAGCTGGTCTTCATGAGCCCTTCTCCTTCCCATCTGTATTTCTTATGTTAATCAAAAATTGGGCCCACTTCTAACTAAAATGTTTgtctgtaatttaaaatattgatgcTGGTGTGTTCCaacagtggctcacacttgggaAATAAGAATACAATAAACTAACTCATCACTCAGTCAAGTAATAAGCAGCAAAAGTAGCAATATAAATGCTCACTGTTGCCAAAATTTTGTATTACATTTTAATTCAGCATCATTTCACAAAGCAGGGCACTGTTAATGATGCTTCCAGATAGCAAGAAAGTGTTAAACCATCAGTGTGTTAAACCATCTAGTTGTTCTATAAGATAGcagagagagggccagagaggtagtacagggggtcaggtgctgccttgcacacagctaacccctGTTCTATTCCTAGCCCTGCATATAGGCCCCAAGCATAAAccggaatgatacctgagcagacagccaggaataaaccctgagagcagccagatgtggcccaatccctcctgtctttccccccacccccacccccaccccataatcTCCAAGTGATGGACTAAAATGTAATAGAGTCGGAGAGGGTAGCAATGGATATGCAGAAGCACTTTGAAGGAGTTGTTTCACTTGCTATCTAGAAAGGTCTGTTTGGTTTAGGGGTTTgggaacttttgttttgtttttgctttgcatcTTGCATCAaagatgtatgatttttttcctattttcttttttttaaatgttaaagttCTATGGTTTACAAAGCCTTAGTAATGAAtttttatgcacataattccagctAGAAAGGTTTGTTAAACTGAATTTAATCATAAAAGAGCACTACCTAAAAGTATTCTGAGGATTACTACATTTGGAGGGTAACTTATATACTACTGACTTGAGAAACAATTTCACTCGGTAGCAACAACTCTAGGAAATCTGCAGATCTATAAAAAGTGTTCTGCCTAGAACAATACTAATTTGGGGCCAAAAGTTTGCTTTGAAATGAATCTtactgtttctactagattgcaaTATTGCTCTATAACTAGAATTTATTCCCTACTTTTCTTGGTCTCTTCTGTTATAAGGAACTAATCAAAGTTAGTGAGGAAAATGTTGGGATCTAGTCAATTGCTACTTGACCTCTACAGTGACTTCCATAAGTCCCAGTATTTCTGGATGCATTCTCATAGCTATTACAGTGTATTGTTAATCACAAATACCAACAGAACTTTCCCTTATCCCTCTATCTCCCCCCAGGTATAAGGCAAAAGAATATTACGAGTCACTCCCAGAACTGAAGTTGGCTGTGGATCAAATTGATAATGGCTTCTTTTCTCCTAAGCAACCAGACCTCTTCAAAGACTTAATCTCCATGCTGTTTTATCATGACAGGTGAGTTCCAGCCTTAAAGATGTTGCCATTTGGGCCATAGAACAGGAATGAAAAGGTACATTTTTCCACCCTCTTCCACATCCGAGATGTGTACACTCAGCTTTCTCTGGAGAAGCCAGTGTTCACTCCCTTAACAAGcaacatttgaaaagaaaaccCGATGTTCTCCATCAGCAACACTAAGACAGTTTAAGAATGATAGACATCACaaatcagactttttttttaacttgtgtgTCCACCTTCAGATGCATCACAGGATGACATTCTTCCTCGGGGGAAGAAAAGCTAAGAGATGGTTAAAGTTATTGTGTCTAGAAATCAGAATTTGGTAAACCAGCCATTCCCTGACATTAAGCAGAAGAGAATTTTGAATGGGATCTTAGCATGCATTTGTTAATGAATCCTTTTGGCTCTTTCTTTTCCATCAAAAAACTAGGTTTAAGGTCTTTGCAGATTATGAAGCATATGTCAAATGTCAAGAAAAAGTCAGCCAGCTCTACATGGTGAGTAATCATCAATATATTATTGAAACCAATTTACTATGGTAAACTGAAATTTTGGTTTTTTCCAATGAAACCTCAATAACATGGTCTCACTAATGAACCAAAAGAGAAATGTGAGGCAACTCTCTAGATTAAAACTTGTCTGATTCCAGGCTTACTCGGAGAATCTGACATatcaaatagcactgtagcactgtcgtcccattgttcatcgagttgcttgagcaggcaccagtaacatctccattgtgagacttttcactgtttttggcatattaaatttgccacaggtagcttgccaggctctgctgtgcgggtgagatactctgagtagcttgctgggttctctgagaggaatggaggaattgaacccgggtcggccacgtgcaaggcaaacgccctacccactgggctatcgttccagtccatttAAAGAGGTAGAACTTGGAAAACAGAAACGAACATATAATCAATCTACCATTAGGCCCAAGGGAGAAGAAGAAACATGAGGCCAGGGAGGAACTTAGGCATGTAGGTTTCAGGAACTAAAATCCTAGATACTATACCAATATCCTGCTAATCAGAATCATTTTGATTTCTCCATGTTATAACGCAATCTTTACTAAAAGAGGTCACATTTTATGACATCTCTAACTAATGCTTATACAATTTCATGTTCTTGGCCAATGGGACCTTCTGTTCAAGATACTAGTCTGATTATATGCTTGGGGAGTCTCCAGGTCATgtgtggcagtgc
This region includes:
- the PYGL gene encoding glycogen phosphorylase, liver form, giving the protein MAKPVTDQEKRRQISIRGIVGVENVAELKKGFNRHLHFTLVKDRNVATPRDYYFALAHTVRDHLVGRWIRTQQHYYEKCPKRVYYLSLEFYMGRALQNTMINLGLQNACDEAIYQLGLDIEELEEVEEDAGLGNGGLGRLAACFLDSMATLGLAAYGYGIRYEYGIFNQKIRDGWQVEEADDWLRHGNPWEKARPEFTLPVHFYGRVEHTETGAKWLDTQVVLALPYDTPVPGYMNNTVNTMRLWSARAPNDFNLRDFNVGDYIQAVLDRNLAENISRVLYPNDNFFEGKELRLKQEYFVVAATLQDVIRRFKSAKLGSSSSAATAFDAFPDQVAIQLNDTHPALAIPELMRVFVDIEKLPWSKAWEITQKTFAYTNHTVLPEALERWPVELLEKLLPRHLQIIYEINQKHLDRIAALFPKDIDRLRRMSLVEEDGGKRINMAHLCIVGSHAVNGVAKIHSDIIKTQVFKDFSELEPDKFQNKTNGITPRRWLLLCNPGLAELIAEKIGEDYVKDLSQLTKLYDFLGDDVFLREVANVKQENKLKFSQYLEKEYKVKINPSSMFDVHVKRIHEYKRQLLNCLHVITMYNRIKKEPKKLFVPRTVIIGGKAAPGYHMAKMIIKLITSVADVVNNDPVIGSKLKVIFLENYRVSLAEKVIPATDLSEQISTAGTEASGTGNMKFMLNGALTIGTMDGANVEMAEEAGEENLFIFGMRVDDVAALDKKGYKAKEYYESLPELKLAVDQIDNGFFSPKQPDLFKDLISMLFYHDRFKVFADYEAYVKCQEKVSQLYMNSKAWNTMVLKNIAASGKFSSDRTIKEYAQDIWNMEPSDLKISLANEASNGVNK